One Sodalis praecaptivus DNA segment encodes these proteins:
- a CDS encoding chitinase: protein MKTLITPYIDVTINALWSDWQNYPQGRPNPLYSQEAIDWNVDGLILAFITLSPSKKPCWAAQDAMPLDWALPLANDLYSAGRKVIVSFGGASNNDISMALSVEELIATYQETIDRYHASGLDFDLENGLYNIKSICEALKVIQQRNPDISLSFTLPTLPSGLTGTGLNIVQQAIAANLRFVINGMAMDYYDPNYKDHMGRAATEAATSINNQLASLGVKGGYQCVAVTPMIGLNDDLSIFTLDDANTVAAFAKMNDVAFIGMWDFNRDNPSSYGYVDLTTSSNPEQTHSGQYSMCLVSHARS from the coding sequence ATGAAAACATTGATAACGCCTTACATTGACGTGACGATTAATGCCTTATGGTCTGATTGGCAAAATTATCCACAGGGACGCCCAAACCCGCTTTATTCTCAAGAGGCGATTGACTGGAATGTTGATGGCCTAATTCTGGCCTTTATCACCCTATCCCCTTCTAAAAAGCCATGTTGGGCCGCGCAAGACGCCATGCCGCTGGATTGGGCGTTGCCGCTGGCAAATGATCTCTATTCAGCCGGTCGGAAAGTTATCGTGTCGTTTGGCGGTGCATCTAACAATGATATCTCAATGGCGCTGAGCGTAGAGGAGCTTATCGCTACTTATCAAGAGACAATTGACCGCTATCATGCGTCTGGTTTAGATTTTGATTTAGAAAACGGCCTGTATAATATCAAAAGCATTTGTGAAGCGCTTAAGGTTATACAACAACGTAATCCTGACATCAGCCTCTCATTCACTCTTCCAACGTTACCCTCAGGGCTAACCGGAACAGGACTCAATATTGTTCAACAGGCCATTGCAGCAAATCTCAGGTTTGTTATCAACGGAATGGCAATGGATTACTACGATCCCAACTATAAAGACCACATGGGCAGAGCCGCTACTGAGGCGGCAACCAGTATTAATAACCAGCTTGCTTCGTTGGGAGTTAAAGGGGGATACCAATGTGTTGCCGTGACCCCGATGATCGGCCTCAATGATGATCTCTCCATCTTTACTCTTGACGACGCCAACACCGTCGCGGCGTTTGCAAAAATGAATGACGTTGCCTTTATTGGCATGTGGGATTTTAACCGCGATAACCCCTCTTCCTATGGTTATGTCGATCTAACCACCAGTAGCAACCCAGAACAAACACATTCTGGCCAGTACAGCATGTGCTTGGTATCACATGCGCGTTCGTAA
- a CDS encoding NAD(P)H-dependent oxidoreductase produces the protein MSSLIEALKWRYATKKYDPLKKVADEKLERILEAVRLTATTSGLQPFELIVVTREELKKEIRQVSWDQPQITYCSHLLVFAAWDDMTPERVNMMFDLTNEERGFINPGWESYRQSLLTIVNERGREGNFQAAARQAYIGLGSALIAAALEKVDATPMEGFSPAAVDDILGLPAKHLRSVILLPLGYRSKEGDWLVNLKKVRRSRNNFITELS, from the coding sequence ATGAGTTCATTAATTGAAGCCCTAAAGTGGCGTTATGCAACCAAAAAATACGATCCGCTTAAAAAGGTTGCTGATGAAAAGCTCGAACGCATACTCGAAGCGGTACGCCTGACGGCAACGACAAGCGGGCTGCAGCCCTTTGAGCTTATAGTGGTCACCCGTGAGGAATTGAAGAAAGAGATTCGGCAGGTAAGTTGGGACCAGCCTCAAATCACCTACTGCTCCCACCTATTAGTGTTTGCCGCCTGGGACGATATGACGCCCGAGCGTGTCAACATGATGTTTGACCTAACCAACGAGGAGCGGGGATTTATTAATCCTGGGTGGGAAAGTTATCGCCAAAGTCTCCTCACCATCGTGAATGAACGCGGCCGGGAGGGTAATTTTCAGGCGGCTGCGCGTCAGGCCTATATCGGCCTGGGTTCTGCCCTAATTGCTGCCGCGCTGGAAAAAGTGGACGCCACCCCCATGGAAGGTTTTTCCCCCGCCGCGGTTGATGACATTCTCGGCTTACCGGCAAAGCATTTGCGCAGCGTGATCCTCTTGCCCTTGGGTTATCGCTCGAAAGAAGGCGACTGGCTTGTCAACCTTAAAAAGGTACGCCGTTCACGTAACAACTTCATCACCGAGTTATCATGA
- a CDS encoding MerR family transcriptional regulator, producing MRIGKVARRTGIPASAIRYYETEGIIARPERDSNGYRRYDEATVAKLLLIKDAQRLGFSLETISGLFLQDGSCSLSLTVAQINERLKQLGQIEADLQRQRSELLILRDTLEDSLRTGIKPFSGRGYRIGT from the coding sequence ATGAGAATAGGCAAGGTAGCCAGGCGTACCGGCATTCCGGCTTCGGCCATCCGCTATTATGAAACGGAGGGGATTATTGCGCGCCCCGAGCGTGACAGTAACGGCTACCGGCGCTATGACGAGGCAACGGTGGCAAAACTACTGCTGATCAAAGATGCCCAGCGGCTAGGATTTTCTCTTGAGACCATTAGCGGCCTTTTCCTACAGGATGGCAGCTGCTCATTGTCCCTAACGGTTGCGCAAATCAATGAACGCCTGAAGCAGCTGGGGCAAATCGAAGCTGATCTCCAGCGCCAGCGCAGTGAGTTGCTCATCTTGCGCGATACGCTTGAAGATAGTCTCAGAACCGGCATTAAACCTTTTTCTGGCAGGGGCTACCGGATCGGTACTTAA
- a CDS encoding cytosine permease: protein MDDNNYTMSRVPLSARVDLLTATLVRTGMTTALAQFMLGATLGHSMTFSQAMLATLLGSLILQIVSMGVGFAGAKEGLSTSLLARWCGFGRYGSSLIGAAIVISCLGWFGVQNSILAEGVVFSSKGKISFELAAALSGGTLTLLVVLGFMGLSWTAKLALPVFAIVVGWIFWDLLTGSRLLDLFVSVPSGPAMTLGAGATMVAGGAIVGALITPDITRFCKNGRHVFWMITFSYIVGEFLVNGVAILVAHALNTSDVVLIMTQSAGWLGLISVILSAIKVNDTALYSSALAVASGVEALSKRKFSYKMITLALGAAGTALSVLGIMTKFVGFLMLLGVLFPPIAGVMMIDYYLLRTHRDLLHFTRVHGVLPDVATTPKIGWPAISSWIIGSAIGFVVDWGIPSLNSFVTASALYWLLCTSLKKSAQRQPSC from the coding sequence ATGGATGATAATAATTACACCATGAGTCGCGTCCCGCTATCCGCCAGAGTTGATTTGTTAACTGCCACCTTAGTAAGAACAGGTATGACGACAGCCTTGGCTCAGTTTATGTTGGGCGCTACGCTTGGGCATTCCATGACGTTTTCACAAGCGATGCTAGCAACCCTGTTGGGGAGTCTAATATTACAAATAGTGAGTATGGGTGTCGGTTTTGCCGGCGCCAAAGAAGGGTTATCGACCAGCCTATTGGCGCGATGGTGTGGTTTTGGACGTTATGGCTCATCCTTGATTGGCGCCGCTATTGTTATCAGTTGCCTTGGCTGGTTTGGCGTACAGAATTCTATCTTGGCCGAGGGGGTGGTTTTTAGCTCTAAGGGAAAAATCAGTTTCGAGTTAGCGGCTGCGCTATCGGGAGGCACCCTGACTTTATTAGTCGTATTAGGCTTTATGGGACTTAGCTGGACGGCAAAACTGGCCTTGCCCGTCTTTGCAATCGTCGTCGGCTGGATATTTTGGGATCTATTGACGGGTAGCCGTTTACTCGATCTTTTCGTCTCTGTACCTAGTGGTCCGGCAATGACGTTAGGGGCTGGCGCGACAATGGTGGCGGGCGGGGCCATCGTGGGCGCATTAATCACTCCGGATATTACTCGCTTTTGTAAAAATGGGAGACACGTGTTCTGGATGATAACCTTCTCTTACATTGTCGGGGAATTTTTAGTTAATGGCGTCGCTATTTTGGTCGCGCATGCGCTTAATACCTCGGACGTTGTCCTCATCATGACTCAAAGTGCCGGTTGGCTTGGGCTTATTTCAGTCATTCTTTCCGCCATCAAAGTGAATGATACGGCGCTTTATTCATCTGCGCTAGCGGTGGCGAGCGGCGTCGAAGCATTATCCAAACGCAAGTTTTCCTATAAAATGATAACATTGGCACTGGGGGCAGCAGGAACAGCCCTATCAGTGCTTGGGATAATGACGAAGTTTGTCGGTTTTCTTATGCTACTCGGCGTCCTATTTCCTCCCATTGCCGGCGTCATGATGATCGACTACTATCTGCTGCGCACTCATCGCGATCTGCTGCATTTCACCCGTGTTCACGGGGTATTGCCCGATGTTGCGACAACGCCAAAAATAGGGTGGCCCGCGATATCCTCCTGGATTATAGGCAGCGCCATCGGTTTTGTCGTTGACTGGGGTATTCCGTCGCTTAATTCATTCGTTACCGCCAGTGCGCTATATTGGCTACTGTGCACCAGCTTAAAAAAATCAGCGCAGAGGCAGCCGTCTTGCTGA
- a CDS encoding alpha/beta fold hydrolase, with the protein MGYSVVTDRIFRLRHKSTMLLFILSGFMHSETHAADRINSPDQNNISPYQRVKQAGYTLKKKRVNTLTLSYAEGPDNGPPLVLLHAQLLDWFSYYPVLPELSKFFHVYDIDYPGHGQTVTPPDYPMTALQIGSDLSEFIQQTIKEPVYISGNSSGGLLAVWLAANRPQQIMSAILEDPPLFSSEYPRIKQTIAYRAFETSFTAVTQDHPVDFLLYWIHHNAQFFRKNIGPGTPFLLTQAVRAYRWRNPGTPVTLDILSNDTVRMLIRGLDQYDPRFGAAFYDGSWNRGFSHAEALARIRCPVMLIQANYSVLKDGTLDGAMSKEEAMRAMSLLRKGTYLRINATHVVNIDKPDEFIRAIKKFLLEKG; encoded by the coding sequence ATGGGATATTCTGTAGTCACAGACCGTATTTTTCGACTGCGGCATAAATCCACGATGTTACTTTTTATCCTAAGCGGATTTATGCACTCAGAAACTCATGCTGCCGACAGGATAAACTCACCTGACCAGAATAATATCTCCCCTTACCAACGCGTGAAACAAGCGGGATATACATTAAAGAAAAAAAGGGTCAATACTCTAACGCTGAGTTATGCGGAAGGCCCGGACAATGGCCCTCCTCTGGTTTTACTCCACGCACAGTTACTTGACTGGTTCAGTTATTACCCTGTGCTTCCTGAGTTGTCAAAGTTCTTCCACGTGTATGATATCGATTATCCCGGCCATGGGCAGACGGTGACCCCGCCGGATTATCCCATGACGGCCCTGCAGATTGGATCTGACCTTAGCGAGTTTATCCAGCAGACAATAAAAGAACCGGTTTATATATCCGGAAATTCGTCAGGTGGCCTTCTTGCCGTGTGGTTGGCGGCAAACCGGCCACAGCAGATAATGTCTGCAATACTTGAAGATCCGCCGTTATTTTCCTCTGAATATCCACGGATAAAACAGACTATCGCTTACAGGGCATTTGAAACCAGCTTTACGGCGGTGACGCAGGATCACCCGGTAGACTTCCTTTTATACTGGATCCACCATAATGCGCAGTTTTTCCGTAAAAACATTGGACCGGGGACGCCTTTCCTGCTGACACAGGCGGTGCGTGCCTATCGTTGGAGAAATCCCGGCACGCCGGTAACACTGGATATCCTATCTAATGACACCGTTAGAATGCTCATACGCGGCCTGGATCAGTATGACCCCAGATTTGGCGCTGCATTTTATGATGGGAGCTGGAACAGGGGTTTCAGTCACGCTGAGGCGCTAGCCCGTATACGGTGCCCTGTAATGCTTATTCAAGCAAATTATTCTGTGCTCAAAGATGGCACTCTGGACGGGGCGATGAGTAAAGAAGAGGCCATGAGAGCGATGTCTCTACTGCGAAAGGGAACCTATCTTCGTATCAATGCCACACATGTTGTCAATATCGATAAACCCGACGAATTTATTCGTGCAATTAAAAAATTCCTACTAGAGAAAGGGTAA
- a CDS encoding TetR/AcrR family transcriptional regulator gives MNDINRKKPKQARSISTVQTILKVTAQILAEEGSQKLTTNYLASRTGLSIGTIYQYFPNKVAIILALSEKQREETSRQIDALLRAEDELGTEDKIRLIVHTLHNAFSLHRLPEQKLVRALILAAAEHGLPSPSGHIARTIINVCMASDEGASLLNSSEMFVLTHMLTEIMRQAALRATPLLGSEEFEAAVLRMVMGFLHEKRTAIKP, from the coding sequence ATGAATGATATAAATAGGAAAAAACCAAAACAGGCGCGTTCAATAAGCACCGTGCAGACCATACTGAAAGTCACAGCTCAGATTCTTGCCGAAGAGGGCAGCCAAAAACTGACGACAAACTATCTTGCCAGCAGGACTGGGCTATCTATTGGAACCATCTACCAGTATTTTCCTAACAAAGTAGCGATCATCCTAGCGCTGTCGGAAAAGCAACGGGAAGAGACCAGCCGACAGATTGATGCGCTTCTGAGGGCTGAAGACGAGCTGGGTACCGAAGATAAAATCCGGTTGATTGTCCATACTCTTCACAATGCCTTCAGCCTACACCGTCTGCCAGAACAGAAACTGGTGCGTGCTCTTATTCTGGCCGCGGCCGAACACGGTCTCCCTTCACCTTCAGGGCATATCGCGCGAACTATCATCAATGTCTGTATGGCGTCGGACGAGGGAGCGAGTTTGCTGAACTCGAGCGAAATGTTCGTTCTGACGCATATGCTGACAGAAATCATGAGGCAGGCGGCCCTGAGAGCCACACCGCTGCTGGGAAGTGAAGAGTTTGAAGCGGCAGTGCTCAGGATGGTTATGGGATTTCTGCATGAAAAGAGAACGGCGATAAAACCGTAA
- a CDS encoding alpha/beta hydrolase translates to MMFLHGWPSIALMWRAQMEALSEDGWHCIAPDLRGYGSSAAPDASGAYAIEHIVADMAALHDHLGGKPAVWVGHDWGSVVAGQLAAHHPRRACGVVLTSLAYFPDANALPTLVPLIDRDIYPADAYPDGQWDYYRYYTTHFDSAVADLDADKTATLASIYRAGSPDFAGKISPNALVTRNGGRFGAAHRAPSVSPDPALWPPADFAVLIASFSVKGFRPACSWYLNDGANLAYARQAPDGGRLSQPVLFINGDWDQICNINGNRQGEPMRAGCLDLTVASLPAGHWLPLERKQEHIATIRHWLRSQKLG, encoded by the coding sequence ATGATGTTTTTGCACGGCTGGCCGTCAATCGCTCTGATGTGGCGCGCGCAGATGGAGGCACTGTCCGAAGACGGTTGGCACTGCATCGCCCCGGACCTGCGTGGCTATGGCAGCTCCGCCGCACCTGATGCCAGTGGAGCTTATGCCATTGAGCACATTGTCGCGGATATGGCCGCGCTGCATGACCATCTGGGCGGCAAACCTGCCGTTTGGGTTGGCCACGATTGGGGCAGCGTAGTGGCAGGTCAACTGGCGGCGCACCACCCCCGGCGCGCATGCGGCGTTGTTTTGACTTCACTGGCCTATTTCCCCGACGCTAACGCGCTTCCCACGCTTGTGCCGCTGATCGACAGAGATATTTATCCCGCTGACGCCTATCCGGATGGTCAGTGGGACTACTACCGTTACTACACGACACATTTCGACTCCGCGGTTGCCGATCTTGATGCCGATAAAACCGCCACCCTGGCATCAATTTACCGCGCCGGCTCCCCTGACTTCGCCGGCAAAATTTCGCCCAATGCGCTAGTCACCCGCAACGGAGGCCGTTTTGGGGCAGCGCATCGTGCCCCGTCGGTTAGCCCCGATCCGGCGCTATGGCCACCGGCCGATTTTGCTGTGCTGATTGCTTCATTCAGCGTTAAGGGTTTCCGTCCTGCCTGTTCTTGGTATCTCAACGACGGTGCCAACCTGGCCTACGCTCGCCAAGCACCCGACGGGGGGCGTCTCTCCCAGCCCGTTCTGTTTATCAACGGCGATTGGGATCAGATTTGCAACATTAACGGCAACCGCCAGGGCGAGCCCATGCGCGCCGGTTGTTTAGACCTAACCGTTGCCAGTCTGCCGGCCGGACACTGGCTGCCTTTAGAGCGTAAGCAGGAACACATTGCGACAATCCGCCACTGGCTCCGGAGTCAAAAACTCGGTTAA
- a CDS encoding DMT family transporter — MAFRASSTSLLILSALLFQWLYNGLNYVAFKIGAGDVSPFLLSAMRFSLAAVVVFPPALAAIARLGWPPRRQIMFSAISGIIMLVFSQALVLWGVHLLPAGTSALFASSAPLFIVLISWGVDKVLPSGRQLTGVAVGCVGIALLTYSNQQDGQRNVAGIAAILISTASWAFGAVVLTRNVRSAKGIRGLFIQFFSASVVLWAAAALSGELKGFSLAKVSAGAWWSLCYLVLISSVCGYGVFIWLSLRTSPAVANSFFYVAPVVAMIAGAAVFDEPLTGMKMVAAAISLCGVILIVSANRL; from the coding sequence ATGGCTTTTCGCGCCTCTTCAACGTCCCTTTTGATTCTTTCCGCGCTACTTTTCCAGTGGCTGTACAACGGTCTGAACTATGTCGCTTTTAAAATCGGTGCGGGCGATGTCTCCCCTTTTCTGCTGAGCGCGATGCGTTTCAGCCTGGCCGCGGTCGTCGTATTCCCCCCGGCGCTGGCCGCGATCGCCCGTCTTGGCTGGCCGCCCAGGCGGCAGATTATGTTCTCTGCCATCAGCGGCATCATTATGCTGGTGTTTAGCCAGGCCTTGGTTTTGTGGGGGGTGCATCTTCTTCCTGCCGGCACATCAGCCCTTTTTGCGTCTTCTGCCCCTCTGTTCATCGTACTCATCTCCTGGGGAGTGGATAAAGTTCTCCCCTCCGGGCGCCAGTTAACGGGCGTGGCCGTGGGTTGTGTCGGGATAGCGCTGCTTACCTACAGTAATCAGCAGGACGGTCAGCGTAATGTGGCGGGCATAGCCGCCATACTGATCTCTACTGCCTCATGGGCGTTCGGCGCGGTTGTCCTTACACGTAATGTCAGGTCAGCCAAGGGCATTCGCGGTCTGTTTATTCAATTCTTTTCGGCCAGCGTCGTCCTGTGGGCGGCGGCTGCATTATCCGGCGAGCTAAAGGGGTTTTCGTTAGCCAAAGTCAGCGCCGGCGCCTGGTGGTCGCTGTGCTATTTGGTACTGATAAGCAGCGTCTGCGGATACGGCGTATTTATTTGGCTCAGCTTGCGTACCTCCCCCGCGGTAGCAAACAGCTTTTTCTACGTCGCACCCGTCGTGGCAATGATTGCGGGCGCCGCGGTCTTTGACGAGCCACTTACCGGGATGAAAATGGTTGCCGCCGCTATTTCGCTGTGCGGTGTCATACTTATCGTCAGCGCGAATAGACTCTGA
- a CDS encoding LysR family transcriptional regulator, translated as MNISDNLDPVLLRVFITVCQYGSMSRAATELGRTQSALSIQIIRLEELLGVRLLHRTGRGVRPTPEGEMFLSYARRLLTLADEAVNQLQGWSDTTAISIGIPENHAATVFPEVLNRLRRLSPGMHVRVAVDYDERVARGWENGNFDIAIGATQFFSAQPEKSWLSQLHWVCSPDFIPDLNQPLALVVYGETCFMRKIMLQALTGADIEYKIVVTSSNMGVITAAVESGMGIALVAPDIFRQSTMKKVNLPVPDLTISYGMYVAPHRTTAFRRILEILDSFFY; from the coding sequence ATGAATATATCTGACAACTTGGATCCCGTATTGTTACGGGTTTTCATTACCGTCTGTCAGTACGGCAGTATGAGCCGGGCTGCGACAGAGTTAGGCAGAACTCAGTCAGCGCTGAGCATACAAATTATTCGTCTTGAAGAGTTGCTCGGCGTGCGTCTACTTCATCGTACAGGGCGCGGCGTCAGGCCCACGCCTGAGGGAGAAATGTTCCTGTCGTATGCCCGCCGCCTGCTCACGCTCGCAGACGAGGCAGTGAATCAGTTGCAGGGATGGTCAGACACCACAGCGATAAGCATCGGCATTCCGGAAAATCATGCGGCCACGGTTTTTCCTGAGGTTCTCAATCGGTTACGCCGGCTGTCGCCGGGTATGCATGTCCGCGTAGCCGTGGATTATGATGAGAGAGTGGCGCGGGGCTGGGAGAACGGCAATTTTGATATCGCCATTGGTGCAACGCAGTTTTTCAGTGCTCAGCCGGAGAAAAGCTGGTTGTCACAGCTCCATTGGGTATGCTCGCCGGACTTTATACCCGACCTCAACCAGCCTCTTGCGCTTGTCGTTTACGGTGAAACCTGTTTTATGCGAAAAATAATGCTACAAGCGCTCACCGGTGCGGATATTGAATACAAAATTGTGGTTACGAGTTCCAATATGGGTGTTATAACAGCCGCGGTCGAAAGCGGGATGGGAATCGCGCTTGTGGCACCGGATATATTTCGGCAAAGCACAATGAAGAAAGTGAATCTGCCGGTACCTGACCTGACGATCAGCTATGGCATGTACGTGGCACCGCACCGTACTACAGCTTTCAGAAGGATTCTGGAGATCCTCGACAGTTTCTTTTACTAA
- a CDS encoding AraC family transcriptional regulator: MLSLLNVLAPQEGYNLTALADVRILRADRPLSRTPVLYDPGIVIVCQGCKRGYLGHQLYLYDAQHYLAVSVPVPFIMETDASPERPLLAIYLHLDFQVAAELMIQIDHLGYTVLGAAPQSMMSSPMDDNVKASVLRLLQALSQPADAAILGPARVRELYYRVLTGAQGDAMRAALAMQGQFGKIGKALRRIHATYAQPLNLTQLASEAGMSVPTFHSHFKAITHLSPMQYVKSVRLHQARMLMVRQDMTAAAASHGVGYESPSQFNREFKRLFGLPPAEEIRRMQKSFALPPAQAASDYISSH, encoded by the coding sequence ATGCTGAGTCTGCTTAACGTCCTGGCGCCCCAGGAAGGCTATAATTTAACCGCGCTGGCGGATGTGCGCATTTTGCGCGCCGACAGGCCGCTATCCCGTACTCCCGTTCTGTATGATCCCGGTATCGTCATCGTGTGCCAGGGCTGTAAGCGAGGCTATCTGGGCCATCAACTCTACCTCTATGATGCGCAACATTATCTGGCTGTCTCGGTCCCGGTGCCTTTCATCATGGAAACCGATGCCTCGCCAGAACGGCCATTGTTGGCCATTTATCTGCATCTGGATTTTCAGGTGGCCGCTGAACTCATGATCCAGATCGATCATCTCGGATACACCGTCCTCGGCGCCGCGCCGCAAAGCATGATGTCAAGTCCGATGGACGATAACGTAAAAGCGTCGGTTCTGCGCTTGCTGCAGGCGTTAAGCCAACCGGCTGATGCCGCCATTCTCGGTCCGGCGCGGGTAAGAGAACTTTATTACCGCGTTTTGACCGGCGCTCAAGGCGACGCCATGCGCGCCGCCCTGGCTATGCAGGGGCAATTCGGTAAAATTGGCAAGGCGTTGCGGCGCATCCATGCCACCTATGCCCAGCCGTTAAACCTGACCCAGCTGGCGTCAGAAGCGGGCATGAGCGTACCGACTTTTCATAGTCATTTCAAAGCGATCACCCATTTGTCACCCATGCAGTACGTGAAATCGGTGCGGTTGCACCAGGCGCGGATGCTTATGGTCCGGCAGGATATGACTGCCGCTGCGGCCAGCCATGGGGTAGGTTATGAAAGCCCGTCGCAATTTAATCGCGAATTCAAACGGCTGTTCGGCCTGCCGCCGGCGGAAGAAATCAGGCGCATGCAAAAAAGCTTCGCACTACCGCCCGCCCAAGCGGCGTCGGACTACATCTCTTCCCATTGA
- a CDS encoding oxidoreductase → MLLAKTLLITGVSSGFGRALAQEALSAGHRVIGTVRSAEAKRDFEALNPTSAFGRILDVTDFSAIAGMIASVETEIGPVEVLVNNAGYGHEGVMEESPIAEMRRQFEVNVFGAVAMMKAVLPSMRQRRRGHILNVTSMGGYITMPGISYYCGSKFALEGISDALGKEVKSFGLFVTAVAPGSFRTEWAGRSMIRTPRSLPDYDALFDPIRAAREEKSGKQLGDPVKAARAMLAIIDSDSPPAHLLLGSDALALVRDKLAAQAGEIDTWETLTRSTDG, encoded by the coding sequence ATGTTATTAGCAAAAACCCTGTTAATCACCGGCGTTAGCAGCGGCTTCGGTCGCGCCCTCGCCCAAGAAGCGCTCAGCGCGGGTCATCGCGTCATCGGCACGGTGCGCAGCGCCGAAGCGAAACGGGATTTCGAGGCGCTAAATCCCACCAGCGCTTTCGGGCGCATCCTGGACGTGACGGATTTTTCGGCGATAGCGGGCATGATAGCCAGCGTTGAAACGGAAATCGGGCCGGTGGAGGTTCTGGTGAATAATGCCGGTTACGGCCATGAGGGCGTGATGGAAGAGTCACCCATTGCGGAAATGCGTCGTCAATTCGAGGTGAACGTCTTTGGCGCGGTGGCCATGATGAAGGCCGTCCTGCCTTCAATGCGCCAACGCCGTCGCGGCCATATTCTCAATGTGACCTCGATGGGGGGTTATATCACGATGCCCGGTATCAGTTATTACTGCGGCAGTAAATTTGCGCTGGAGGGCATTTCCGACGCGTTGGGCAAAGAGGTTAAATCCTTCGGCCTCTTTGTTACCGCAGTGGCGCCCGGTTCGTTTAGAACGGAGTGGGCAGGCCGCTCCATGATACGAACGCCGCGTTCCCTTCCGGATTATGATGCCTTGTTTGATCCTATTCGCGCCGCCCGTGAGGAGAAGAGCGGTAAACAGCTTGGCGACCCGGTGAAGGCCGCGCGCGCCATGTTAGCGATTATCGATAGCGATTCGCCGCCGGCGCACCTGCTTTTGGGAAGCGATGCTCTCGCGCTGGTGCGTGACAAGCTGGCGGCGCAGGCCGGCGAAATCGATACCTGGGAGACGTTAACCCGTTCCACGGATGGCTAG
- a CDS encoding type III secretion system chaperone has translation MTFAELLQSLNADAHLDINAAIESGGCTIRYDDHIDITLENHESHVYLFSPVMQTTQTLTDDFFASLMQIHLFGIATNRCWFGYDAGGQRVILFCLIDLTTLSADAALGRIEILIDQVQYWKENLPHIGQATQATSLDATAGQRFKRTLTP, from the coding sequence ATGACTTTTGCTGAACTCCTACAATCACTGAATGCTGATGCGCATTTGGATATTAATGCCGCTATAGAGAGCGGCGGTTGCACCATCCGTTATGATGATCATATCGACATCACCCTGGAAAATCATGAGAGTCATGTATACCTCTTTTCTCCGGTGATGCAGACGACGCAGACGCTGACTGATGACTTTTTTGCCTCACTCATGCAAATCCATTTATTTGGTATCGCCACTAATCGCTGCTGGTTTGGCTACGACGCAGGAGGCCAGCGCGTCATTCTGTTTTGCTTGATAGACTTAACGACATTATCAGCCGATGCTGCCCTAGGGCGCATCGAAATCCTGATTGACCAAGTGCAGTACTGGAAAGAAAATTTACCTCATATCGGTCAGGCTACGCAGGCAACGTCACTAGACGCTACCGCAGGTCAACGTTTCAAACGGACCTTGACCCCATGA